A window of the Isosphaera pallida ATCC 43644 genome harbors these coding sequences:
- a CDS encoding thioredoxin family protein: MALTPSTMKELGSPAPDFALPEPAKGNAVVRLSDFADAPALLVVFLCNHCPYVKHIAEGLAALARDAQARGVAVVGINANDPVSHPDDAPERMVEEVAARGYTFPYLFDATQEVARAYEAACTPDFFLYDRDRKLVYRGQMDDSRPGNGKPVTGADLRAAIDAVLEGRPVSPHQVPSVGCNIKWRTS; encoded by the coding sequence ATGGCCCTGACCCCCTCGACAATGAAGGAACTCGGTTCGCCCGCGCCCGACTTTGCCCTGCCCGAACCGGCTAAGGGCAACGCTGTGGTCCGTCTGTCCGACTTCGCCGACGCCCCAGCGCTCCTTGTCGTCTTTCTGTGTAATCACTGTCCGTATGTTAAGCATATCGCCGAGGGGCTCGCCGCGTTGGCCCGCGACGCCCAAGCGCGGGGGGTGGCGGTGGTTGGGATCAACGCCAACGACCCGGTCTCGCATCCCGACGATGCGCCGGAGCGGATGGTCGAAGAGGTGGCGGCTCGGGGTTACACCTTCCCCTATTTGTTCGACGCCACCCAGGAAGTGGCCCGCGCTTACGAGGCGGCCTGCACTCCCGACTTCTTTCTTTATGACCGTGACCGCAAGCTCGTCTACCGTGGTCAAATGGACGATAGCCGACCAGGCAACGGCAAGCCGGTCACCGGAGCCGATCTCCGCGCCGCGATCGACGCGGTTCTCGAAGGCCGACCAGTCTCGCCTCACCAAGTTCCCAGCGTCGGCTGCAACATCAAGTGGCGCACCTCCTGA
- a CDS encoding AAA family ATPase, giving the protein MNQPYHVRLAIGKYGDETRVELFTEDLGESAGDRLASGLLSEGTTLDQLARGASLVTPDKAREAGRELHRALLGRSRNSRKWAEVLNQVGRQHRPLRLLVDAPYEPARDLPFGLLCDPGRDAYLLRPNPGDPPTQIIRIVGRCTPKTSRVLEKVIRGEPIRILVAVAESIPPHPEVSAPALLDLMGDLAAALYQTEGRYEVFFVGAEGAVPLASVTDQPVENWTPEPFQPLCKADRNGLQRAIVEGGFDVVHLLVHGERDYIILCDPQEERVALSGGELAEWCREGQVDLAFLQFVETNLEQEPGQFAGFAQLLLDPRGGDLAAVVQASCPLPGVSGVEMAVEFYRAVANGLPYEEALNCEVLSENDLTWALLELWIRPGVLRDVSPRGLYLFDSPYRGLASFGERDAAEFQGRDAETAELLAILENEPVLAVSGDPGVGKSSLLRAGLAHTVRHSGLAGVFNWRVVTLKPGAHPARTLMASLLGDDQELASVEDLPAYNDWLPPLRELLTASCNVGRPLLLIFDQFEEMFTLERDLARRDALAIALGEAAMKYPETLRVVLGLRGEFLGAAATLPGLGGFLQRPYILRPPGQEELRAIITEPAESHGYEFEGPLDDGRPEHAVGLVDRLLADPTLAVLRAPVRVGGGGGASWGGGSPSDPSDFSRWDRSNAGALESGTGSTDSEVAIPSLAARAGLDPALGIAGSSAEVATGSLDSSSPSLNGRNAGGLANGTNGSGRLLSPGSTSTPLPLLSFALERLWSQAVARGSNRFTHADYDTMGGLSGALAGHADEVVESIAQDPEFGPDAVDLVRRVFLMLVTQRRTRRPRSRADLEAAFEEPDRARAVVDRLVSERLLTLRTEPDDPTLTWIDLAHEALIESWDQLRDWLSPATSTETRGVTPAVSSAAVAGRLATAGQKTARGGKGFPAMAAAAGLTMPGSEVDSQRQALAELMNRSAGRSASPTGGGRLPLILGAVAAVFALVAVWLGWNGASLRGQLDEARARVTQLEIELNGTEEEREQARQALEAARQASSQATSSTPTPPPGVSETVLSRVRSELNQTRAYLEAQLTRQAWNRAASAWRSGDFAGFRTALAKARDLSGDADLGLENGLLTWLAQVPVRFVEPIADAGGFGAAATTLFDVSADGKVALTRSDQPTALLLFVDGQAAAKRLEGLTAPATALAVSADGRVAAAGAADGTVRLWRTDNGQPLAANNMFNQGAVVKAVGLAPGGDRVVAIGGDAVNVWNVADGKPAWSIKLNAEVLTVASSAVVVGDARGVVAALDLTTGKTLKAIYARRSKAPVVALASANGTPLVAIATNDRFVSFHKLPNLEQTGGYASSPGAPFQRIALGANGRVLAGIAGDGVARVWSLADPAKPVEIQTYRGVGAGPVAVALSAAPGGGAAPWVWLAGPDGSVLAFDASRSAEALAVTPNPVGLVQTVWFAPDHAAFLLDDGSASLAIYRAADGQALGKLNRTGLPLALGPAGRLVVLAEPDGTTRLKSPEGANSSQGVEVVLEPPHSGGATAATFSGNGRNLATGGGLEDRRVRLRDATNGRARAESDDLGGAVTALAWSHDDARLAVGVRSEQGKVRALLLDGQTARTLQTVETGSSSPIVALAVGPSLWTVAHDDFAIELFNPADATPRLGPGDTAGPWRAGGGSSGGPGGRLALSQRGDRLVVASGNVVDLVALGGPDGGGPLLSLPIPGRADSVATLGLAGDGSSLVVVGSDRKVFLRPAAERR; this is encoded by the coding sequence ATGAATCAACCGTATCATGTTCGTTTGGCGATTGGAAAATACGGCGATGAGACCCGCGTGGAGTTGTTCACCGAGGATCTGGGTGAGAGTGCCGGAGATCGCCTGGCGTCGGGCTTGTTGAGCGAGGGGACCACGCTGGATCAACTGGCGCGGGGGGCAAGCCTGGTGACGCCGGACAAGGCCCGCGAGGCCGGCCGAGAGTTGCACCGGGCGTTGTTGGGCCGGTCGCGTAACAGTCGAAAGTGGGCCGAGGTACTGAATCAGGTGGGGCGTCAACACCGTCCATTGCGGCTGCTGGTGGACGCTCCTTACGAGCCGGCGCGGGATTTGCCATTTGGGTTGTTGTGCGATCCGGGCCGGGACGCTTACCTCTTGAGGCCCAATCCGGGCGACCCCCCCACGCAAATTATTCGGATCGTGGGACGCTGCACCCCCAAGACCTCGCGGGTGTTAGAGAAGGTGATCCGCGGCGAACCGATTCGGATCTTGGTGGCGGTGGCCGAGTCGATTCCTCCCCATCCCGAGGTGTCCGCGCCGGCACTTCTGGACCTGATGGGGGATTTAGCCGCGGCGTTGTATCAGACGGAAGGCCGCTATGAGGTCTTCTTCGTGGGTGCCGAGGGAGCGGTCCCCTTGGCGTCGGTGACCGATCAGCCGGTGGAGAATTGGACGCCCGAGCCGTTCCAACCTCTGTGCAAAGCCGACCGCAACGGTCTGCAACGGGCGATCGTCGAGGGCGGCTTCGACGTGGTTCACCTGCTCGTGCATGGCGAACGAGACTACATCATCCTGTGCGACCCCCAGGAGGAGCGGGTGGCCCTCTCTGGGGGCGAATTGGCCGAATGGTGCCGCGAAGGCCAGGTCGATTTGGCATTCCTCCAATTCGTCGAAACGAACCTCGAACAGGAGCCGGGCCAGTTCGCCGGTTTCGCCCAGTTGCTGCTGGACCCCCGAGGCGGCGACCTCGCGGCCGTTGTTCAAGCCTCCTGTCCGCTCCCGGGGGTCTCCGGCGTCGAGATGGCCGTCGAGTTCTACCGCGCCGTTGCCAACGGGTTGCCCTACGAGGAGGCCCTCAACTGCGAGGTGCTGTCCGAGAACGATCTAACCTGGGCGCTTCTAGAGCTTTGGATCCGTCCGGGCGTGCTGCGGGACGTCTCGCCGCGGGGCCTCTACCTGTTCGATTCGCCGTATCGGGGCCTGGCCAGCTTTGGCGAGCGGGACGCGGCCGAGTTTCAGGGCCGCGACGCCGAAACCGCCGAATTGCTGGCGATCCTGGAGAACGAGCCGGTGCTGGCGGTTTCGGGGGATCCGGGAGTCGGCAAGTCCTCGCTGCTCCGTGCTGGGTTGGCCCACACCGTCAGACACAGTGGTCTGGCCGGTGTGTTCAATTGGCGGGTGGTCACGCTCAAGCCCGGCGCGCATCCGGCCCGCACTCTCATGGCTAGCCTGCTGGGCGATGACCAGGAACTTGCTTCGGTGGAGGATCTGCCGGCCTACAATGACTGGCTGCCGCCGCTGCGCGAGCTGCTGACAGCCAGTTGCAACGTGGGCCGTCCGCTTTTGCTCATTTTCGACCAGTTTGAGGAGATGTTCACCCTCGAGCGCGATCTGGCTCGACGCGATGCTCTGGCGATCGCCTTGGGCGAGGCGGCGATGAAGTATCCCGAGACCTTGCGGGTGGTGTTGGGGCTTCGAGGCGAGTTTTTAGGGGCGGCGGCCACGTTGCCGGGTCTGGGCGGCTTTTTGCAACGCCCGTATATCCTGCGTCCGCCGGGTCAGGAGGAACTGCGGGCGATCATCACCGAGCCGGCGGAGAGTCACGGCTACGAATTCGAAGGCCCGCTCGACGACGGACGCCCCGAACACGCCGTGGGTCTGGTCGATCGCCTGCTGGCCGATCCCACCCTGGCAGTCCTCCGCGCTCCAGTTCGCGTCGGGGGCGGTGGGGGGGCAAGCTGGGGAGGTGGGTCACCCTCGGACCCCTCCGACTTCTCGCGTTGGGATCGAAGCAACGCAGGCGCGCTGGAGTCGGGAACCGGTTCGACCGATTCAGAGGTTGCCATCCCCTCCCTGGCCGCCCGCGCTGGTCTCGATCCAGCATTGGGGATCGCCGGCTCCTCTGCCGAGGTCGCCACTGGGTCGCTCGACAGCTCCTCCCCCTCCCTCAACGGTCGCAACGCGGGGGGACTCGCCAACGGAACCAATGGCTCCGGGCGGCTCCTGAGTCCCGGCTCGACCTCGACCCCCCTGCCTCTGCTTTCCTTCGCTCTGGAACGGCTCTGGAGCCAAGCCGTGGCCCGCGGCTCGAATCGGTTCACTCATGCCGACTACGACACGATGGGCGGGCTCTCCGGCGCTTTGGCGGGTCACGCCGACGAAGTGGTCGAGTCGATCGCCCAGGACCCAGAATTTGGTCCCGACGCGGTCGATCTGGTCCGCCGGGTCTTCCTGATGCTGGTCACTCAACGCCGCACTCGCCGACCCCGCTCGCGGGCTGACCTAGAAGCCGCCTTCGAAGAACCCGACCGCGCCCGCGCGGTGGTGGACCGATTGGTTTCTGAGCGTTTGCTCACTCTTCGAACCGAGCCAGACGACCCCACCCTCACCTGGATCGACCTGGCCCACGAGGCCCTCATCGAAAGCTGGGATCAACTACGCGATTGGCTCAGCCCGGCGACGTCCACCGAGACGCGCGGGGTGACCCCGGCGGTGTCGTCCGCGGCGGTAGCCGGTCGTCTGGCGACCGCCGGTCAGAAGACCGCGCGCGGCGGCAAGGGATTCCCAGCGATGGCCGCTGCCGCGGGTTTGACCATGCCGGGGTCGGAGGTCGATTCCCAGCGTCAGGCCCTCGCCGAACTGATGAACCGATCCGCCGGACGTTCGGCCAGTCCAACAGGTGGTGGACGCCTGCCGCTGATTCTGGGGGCGGTCGCGGCGGTCTTCGCCCTGGTCGCCGTCTGGCTGGGCTGGAATGGCGCGAGTTTGAGGGGACAACTCGACGAGGCCCGGGCCCGTGTCACTCAGCTTGAAATCGAACTCAATGGCACCGAGGAGGAACGGGAGCAGGCCCGCCAAGCGCTGGAGGCGGCTCGGCAAGCCTCGTCCCAAGCTACGTCCTCCACACCGACTCCGCCACCCGGGGTCTCGGAAACGGTCTTGAGTCGAGTTCGATCCGAACTCAATCAGACCCGGGCCTATCTTGAAGCTCAGCTGACCCGCCAAGCCTGGAATCGGGCCGCCAGCGCCTGGCGTTCCGGCGATTTTGCCGGCTTCCGCACTGCGTTGGCCAAGGCCCGCGACCTGTCCGGCGACGCCGATTTAGGGCTGGAAAACGGTCTGCTGACCTGGTTGGCCCAAGTTCCCGTCCGGTTCGTTGAGCCGATTGCCGACGCCGGCGGCTTCGGGGCGGCCGCCACCACGTTGTTCGACGTATCCGCCGACGGCAAGGTGGCGTTGACGCGAAGCGACCAACCCACAGCGCTGCTGCTGTTCGTGGACGGTCAAGCCGCCGCCAAACGCTTGGAAGGCCTAACCGCCCCGGCGACCGCCTTGGCAGTCTCGGCCGACGGGCGGGTAGCTGCCGCCGGAGCCGCCGATGGCACGGTGCGGCTCTGGAGAACCGACAACGGCCAGCCTCTGGCCGCCAACAACATGTTCAACCAGGGCGCGGTGGTCAAGGCGGTCGGCCTGGCCCCTGGAGGCGATCGGGTCGTCGCCATCGGCGGCGATGCGGTCAACGTCTGGAACGTGGCCGACGGCAAGCCCGCCTGGTCAATCAAACTCAACGCCGAGGTTCTCACCGTCGCCTCCTCTGCCGTGGTGGTGGGCGACGCCCGCGGCGTGGTCGCAGCGCTCGATCTGACGACCGGCAAGACGCTCAAAGCGATCTACGCCCGCCGATCTAAAGCGCCCGTTGTGGCCCTAGCCTCTGCCAACGGCACGCCCCTGGTGGCGATCGCCACCAACGACCGCTTTGTGTCGTTCCACAAGCTGCCCAACCTGGAACAGACCGGTGGCTACGCCTCCTCGCCAGGCGCGCCGTTCCAGCGGATCGCGCTGGGGGCCAACGGCCGCGTCCTGGCGGGAATCGCCGGGGACGGGGTGGCGCGGGTTTGGAGTTTGGCCGATCCTGCCAAGCCAGTGGAGATCCAAACCTATCGCGGCGTCGGTGCTGGTCCAGTCGCGGTGGCCTTGAGCGCGGCTCCCGGCGGTGGCGCGGCTCCCTGGGTCTGGCTGGCCGGGCCCGACGGCTCGGTCTTGGCGTTTGATGCCAGCCGTTCCGCTGAGGCGCTGGCGGTCACGCCCAACCCCGTCGGATTGGTCCAAACCGTGTGGTTTGCCCCCGACCACGCCGCCTTCCTGCTCGACGATGGTTCGGCCTCCCTGGCGATCTATCGTGCCGCCGACGGCCAAGCCCTCGGCAAACTCAACCGAACCGGCCTCCCCCTGGCGCTGGGTCCGGCGGGCCGGTTGGTCGTGTTGGCCGAACCCGACGGCACGACCCGCCTGAAATCGCCCGAGGGGGCCAATAGCTCCCAGGGTGTGGAGGTCGTGTTGGAACCGCCCCACTCCGGCGGCGCAACGGCGGCGACGTTCTCGGGCAATGGTCGGAATCTCGCCACCGGCGGCGGGTTGGAGGATCGCCGGGTTCGGCTCCGCGACGCCACTAACGGCCGCGCCCGAGCTGAGTCGGACGACCTAGGCGGCGCGGTCACGGCCTTGGCCTGGTCGCACGACGACGCGCGGTTGGCCGTTGGGGTCCGCAGCGAACAAGGCAAGGTCCGCGCGCTGTTGCTCGATGGGCAAACCGCTCGAACGCTTCAGACGGTGGAGACCGGCTCCTCCAGTCCAATCGTCGCTTTGGCGGTGGGGCCCAGTCTCTGGACCGTGGCCCATGACGACTTTGCGATCGAACTGTTCAACCCCGCTGACGCCACCCCGCGTCTCGGCCCCGGCGATACGGCCGGTCCCTGGCGGGCCGGGGGCGGCAGCTCGGGCGGTCCCGGCGGACGCTTAGCGCTCAGTCAACGGGGCGATCGCTTGGTGGTGGCCTCGGGCAACGTGGTCGATCTCGTCGCGCTGGGCGGCCCCGACGGCGGCGGCCCGCTTCTAAGCCTGCCGATTCCCGGACGGGCTGACTCGGTCGCCACGCTAGGGCTGGCCGGGGACGGCTCCTCGCTGGTCGTCGTCGGGAGCGATCGTAAGGTCTTCCTCCGACCCGCCGCCGAACGGCGCTGA
- a CDS encoding PSD1 and planctomycete cytochrome C domain-containing protein, translating into MTASQATSTDRWTAPRLDLLGGWILLAALGIGGVPEPSQGGDEVTFNARPAPDYLTQIKPLLTERCVSCHGALQAKAGLRLDAAPLIRRGGDAGPIVEPGHADESLLIDRVTSTDSDRMPPEGQPLSPDQIDTLKRWIDAGAIMPETEAIPPLPSRHWSFLPPRKVDLPQLDPADKAAHPIDALLEVKRRAEGVSAVGLADRRTLIRRVTLDLTGLAPTPEEVAAFLNDPNDDETAWNHLVDRLLASPRFGERWARHWMDVWRYSDWAGYGMEIRESRPHLWRWRDWIVESLNADRPYSAMIEAMIAGDEVRPHDPDTLRATGYLARNWHRFNRNVQLESTVEHLGKGFLGLTLNCAKCHDHKYDPITQDDFYRMRAFFEPIDVRTDRVPGQANLDKDGVTRVFDAFADRPTYLLVNGNEAQPDTSRSLTPGTPRFLDRTAGSTEHAITPLTLPLWAVAPGLRPFVLVETFGPVRTARRAAWNDFLQADAEVRRWTQARGVAPQDPAVLKARIAREASRRRAIQTRWEELALAARAVWTGLEATRDPSAPRAVDPAPLVGLIQRWAAWTSAEARLATLEAEHAAQPIDPANPAQAQTTRADRLKQLDEARTQRDKARAGRFDWSQKPTPLGDLHPPTSTGRRLALARWIASPTNPLTARVAVNHVWMRHFGAPLVGSVENFGLRGQSPTHPEVLDWLAVEFMESGWSFKHLHRLILTSRAYRLRSDTRDASTQTIQRDPDNHWYWRARVKRMEAELVRDNLWYLSGGLDLTMGGPELPHDQGETVGRRSLYFQRAPEKSMRFLDLFDAPGHAECYRRFTTVMPQQALALVNSAMALHRAEALADLLSQLHPPTTAESDAAFLRDAFERVLNRPPTPAELDACLEFLDAARAQPDQHRLNRIAAVHVLFNHHDFVTIR; encoded by the coding sequence ATGACCGCAAGCCAAGCAACTAGCACGGATCGGTGGACTGCTCCTCGACTTGACCTCCTGGGAGGTTGGATCCTTCTGGCGGCGTTGGGAATCGGGGGCGTTCCGGAACCGTCCCAGGGTGGCGACGAGGTGACGTTCAACGCCCGCCCCGCGCCCGATTATCTCACCCAAATCAAGCCGCTGTTGACCGAGCGATGCGTTTCCTGCCACGGAGCGCTCCAGGCCAAGGCCGGGTTGCGGTTGGACGCGGCCCCTCTGATTCGCCGGGGAGGCGACGCGGGACCGATCGTCGAGCCGGGGCACGCCGACGAAAGCCTGCTCATCGACCGTGTCACCTCGACCGACTCCGACCGCATGCCTCCCGAAGGCCAACCGCTCTCCCCCGACCAGATCGACACCTTGAAGCGCTGGATTGACGCCGGCGCGATCATGCCAGAGACCGAAGCGATCCCCCCGCTTCCCTCGCGGCACTGGTCCTTCCTACCGCCTCGCAAGGTCGATCTGCCTCAACTCGATCCCGCAGACAAAGCGGCTCATCCCATCGACGCCCTGCTGGAGGTCAAACGACGCGCCGAGGGGGTCTCCGCCGTCGGCCTGGCCGATCGCCGGACCTTGATCCGCCGCGTCACCCTCGACCTGACCGGCCTAGCTCCCACTCCCGAGGAGGTCGCCGCCTTCCTCAACGACCCCAACGACGACGAGACCGCCTGGAACCACCTAGTCGATCGTCTCCTCGCCTCACCCCGCTTTGGCGAACGCTGGGCCCGTCATTGGATGGATGTCTGGCGCTATTCCGATTGGGCGGGTTACGGCATGGAGATCCGCGAGAGCCGTCCCCACCTTTGGCGTTGGCGGGATTGGATCGTCGAGTCGCTCAACGCCGACCGCCCCTATTCGGCTATGATCGAAGCCATGATCGCCGGCGACGAGGTCCGCCCCCACGACCCGGACACCCTGAGGGCCACCGGTTACCTGGCCCGCAACTGGCACCGCTTCAACCGCAACGTCCAACTCGAATCCACCGTCGAACATTTGGGGAAAGGTTTTCTGGGTCTGACCCTCAACTGCGCGAAGTGTCACGACCACAAGTACGACCCGATCACCCAGGACGACTTTTATCGGATGCGGGCCTTCTTCGAACCGATCGACGTGAGGACCGACCGGGTTCCCGGTCAGGCCAACCTGGACAAGGACGGGGTCACCCGGGTTTTCGACGCCTTCGCCGACCGCCCCACCTATCTGTTGGTCAACGGCAACGAAGCCCAACCCGACACCTCCCGCTCGTTGACTCCAGGAACGCCCCGGTTTCTCGACCGGACCGCCGGCTCGACCGAGCACGCCATCACTCCGTTGACCCTGCCCCTGTGGGCCGTCGCTCCCGGCTTGCGGCCCTTCGTTCTGGTCGAAACCTTCGGACCCGTGCGAACTGCCCGCCGCGCGGCGTGGAACGACTTTCTTCAAGCCGACGCCGAAGTTCGCCGTTGGACCCAAGCGCGCGGTGTGGCCCCCCAAGACCCCGCCGTTTTGAAGGCGCGAATCGCCCGCGAGGCGTCGCGCCGCCGAGCGATTCAAACCCGCTGGGAGGAACTCGCGCTGGCGGCCCGCGCGGTCTGGACCGGCCTGGAGGCGACCCGCGACCCGTCGGCCCCCCGCGCAGTCGATCCAGCCCCGCTGGTGGGTCTGATCCAACGCTGGGCCGCTTGGACCAGCGCGGAGGCACGTCTGGCCACCTTGGAGGCCGAACATGCCGCCCAACCGATCGACCCGGCCAACCCCGCCCAAGCCCAGACCACCCGCGCCGACCGGCTCAAGCAGCTCGACGAGGCCCGGACTCAACGCGACAAAGCCCGCGCCGGGCGGTTCGACTGGTCGCAAAAACCAACCCCCCTGGGCGACTTGCACCCCCCAACCTCGACCGGACGACGCCTCGCCCTAGCCCGCTGGATCGCGTCGCCCACCAACCCCTTGACCGCGCGAGTGGCCGTCAATCATGTCTGGATGCGCCACTTTGGCGCGCCGTTGGTCGGCTCGGTCGAAAATTTCGGCCTGAGAGGCCAATCCCCTACCCATCCCGAGGTGTTGGATTGGCTCGCGGTGGAATTCATGGAGTCGGGCTGGTCGTTCAAACACCTCCATCGCCTCATCCTCACCAGTCGAGCCTACCGCCTGCGTTCTGACACCCGCGACGCCTCAACTCAGACCATCCAACGCGACCCAGACAATCATTGGTACTGGCGAGCGCGGGTCAAACGGATGGAAGCCGAACTGGTGCGGGACAACCTCTGGTATCTCTCCGGAGGCCTGGACCTGACAATGGGCGGTCCCGAACTGCCTCACGATCAGGGCGAAACGGTGGGACGGCGCAGCCTCTACTTCCAGCGCGCCCCAGAGAAGTCGATGCGGTTTTTGGACCTGTTCGACGCCCCCGGTCACGCCGAATGCTATCGACGCTTCACCACCGTCATGCCTCAACAAGCTTTGGCGCTAGTCAATTCGGCAATGGCGCTCCACCGCGCCGAGGCGCTGGCCGATCTCTTGAGCCAACTTCACCCTCCCACCACCGCCGAGTCCGACGCCGCCTTTCTGCGGGATGCCTTCGAGCGGGTGTTGAACCGCCCGCCTACCCCCGCCGAACTCGACGCCTGCCTGGAGTTTTTGGATGCCGCGCGT